In one window of Gemmatimonadota bacterium DNA:
- a CDS encoding translocation/assembly module TamB: MSESTRSATQPESAESAPDAAPSRRRWPGRLFALAVVLVLGLIGVSVLLVKTGRGQRIALDLMLERARASLAGDLVVDGIRSGNLLTGATLRGLKLDAEEGRPFLRADSVRLRFSPLEIFNPDVRRIASVTVWGLDLEISRYPSERFFNIQRVIKTRVDPVVAEGAEAEQPLAFLAVDRLEVRGGTVRLLTPVGNDTASPTVPSPDGEGLLRRLAFEELDLDLENAVLDLSNPARLFAAQLTALSMKAAVVAEPVSLEEASGEIVYGSAGITLSQGRIRLPGSVLRGEISAGPSEPDGPWSLTASLSTEGDGDLEDLKWLDDRIPSGSFRGGARISVSGSTEIVLEEVRIELEASSVTVGGRVVLGEQISLDALDVTVNPLALDRLEPWIGRDLPLDGWLSGQVRLSGTLTDLVTSGRMTLVPTGYGGSPTTVNFSGTLHGGTNPGATTFEARLDPLNYQLLNVVAPDASLGGSGSLAFEISGWADDGLQFVADASHQGDALLTSRVRVSGALRRTETGEWLADVQADVVPLSLRILGQLLPDLELGGEVSGRVRGVGRLRDLQLSGDFDAAGGRVSFDGVADMRRLGSFYRFDASAESVPLDRFSARFPTPSVWSGTLSVEGRGIRVDSMDAAATLFVTRSRIGGLHIDTVTAHLRASAGILTLDSLDAVLGGVVVSGEGRLGMAAPLDGEVRLTFSTDSLGGLRPLLLGDTVIAKDTLSALESARLTFEGIDVEALPDTADVRMYGSVDGTIRLVGSVDALDVELDMEVRGAVYGHNRVDSASVHLTANELPDFSGDWDVLLDAFGVEYQGRSFERAHLDADMTRRQGRAALEVERGPGERLEARGRFDFDSLGGSVRLEEATATLDSLEYYLAYPSRVVWDERSVSIEGLELRRDDHDHMRITADGTLSRSHVSDFELVIEGLHIERVARVVEFDDVAVSGHLDLTLSVSGPADDPVIEGRFELEEPSLADVLFTRVAGELEYRGKEADVRVEVWEGERRVLSAVGAVPIDLSLTEVERRQVTLPMELRVVADSLDAAVALAYFGTLEDVVGTVSGEIRLGGTSEAPEPDGVITLSTGGWSIEVLGVRHSEVNGTLTLKPDRTAEVDLSLNATGRAEVTGTLILDPISDPGLDLQFTFEGFQSVQRRDIESRVSGALTLSGRYGRPFVQGDLTVDEAAIFVDEFARNAGIVDLSNPRLFGADTTAFLTQPLLRDLPFLEYLRAEVTLAVPRATWLRSSEMDVEIGGELQVRYSRRDRDLVMIGELQALRGSYAVLGRRFEVAGGTVGFPGTPGMNPTLDIQAVSRIRRIEGEPLEVNANVGGTLTLPRVTLSTEEAGLVQSDLVSYLVFGRSSAELATGQTAFLEGAAGSVVTYLSGTVASQIGAALAQGIGVDYLSITQAGDFALTSGLTNSLANTQVEIGQYVGPNTFMVIVFRPLSGQAAGGSFLGGARIEWSLSDDYTVEGFIEDRFLRSGSGSFGRLGVESPKVWGVFIFRELGR; this comes from the coding sequence ATGAGCGAGTCGACCCGGTCAGCGACGCAGCCCGAGTCCGCCGAATCGGCTCCGGACGCGGCCCCCAGCAGGAGGAGGTGGCCCGGGCGTCTGTTCGCATTGGCGGTGGTGCTGGTTCTGGGGCTGATCGGCGTATCCGTCCTGCTCGTGAAAACGGGTCGCGGCCAACGCATCGCGCTGGACCTGATGCTGGAGCGCGCGCGCGCTTCGCTTGCGGGCGACCTGGTAGTGGACGGAATTCGAAGCGGGAACTTGTTGACCGGCGCCACGCTCAGAGGTCTCAAGCTCGACGCGGAGGAGGGTCGACCCTTCCTGCGCGCAGACTCGGTCCGGCTGCGATTCTCCCCCTTAGAGATTTTCAACCCGGATGTGCGACGCATCGCCTCGGTCACCGTCTGGGGCCTCGATCTCGAGATCTCCCGCTATCCTTCGGAGCGGTTCTTCAACATCCAGCGCGTGATCAAGACCCGCGTCGATCCGGTCGTGGCGGAGGGAGCGGAGGCTGAGCAACCGCTCGCTTTCCTCGCAGTGGACCGCCTTGAGGTGCGGGGTGGGACGGTACGACTGCTGACTCCCGTTGGGAACGACACCGCGTCTCCAACCGTCCCGTCGCCGGACGGGGAAGGACTTCTGAGGCGGCTCGCCTTCGAGGAGCTCGACCTCGACCTCGAAAACGCTGTACTCGACCTCTCCAACCCGGCCCGGCTCTTTGCGGCCCAGCTCACGGCCCTGTCCATGAAAGCCGCGGTCGTCGCGGAGCCCGTCAGCCTCGAAGAGGCATCCGGAGAGATCGTCTACGGCTCAGCGGGAATCACCCTCTCCCAGGGTCGGATTCGTCTGCCGGGCTCAGTGCTGCGAGGTGAGATCTCGGCGGGTCCAAGCGAGCCGGATGGTCCCTGGTCGCTCACGGCCTCGCTGAGCACCGAAGGGGACGGCGACCTCGAGGACCTGAAGTGGCTCGACGACCGCATCCCGTCCGGTTCGTTCCGCGGCGGTGCTCGCATCTCGGTCTCCGGGTCGACGGAAATCGTTCTGGAGGAGGTCCGGATCGAGTTGGAGGCGAGCAGTGTCACGGTGGGGGGCCGGGTCGTCCTCGGCGAACAGATCTCCCTCGACGCTCTCGATGTGACGGTGAACCCGCTCGCCCTCGATAGGCTCGAGCCTTGGATCGGGCGGGATCTTCCGCTCGACGGCTGGCTCAGCGGGCAGGTGCGCCTCTCCGGGACGCTGACCGATCTGGTGACGAGTGGTCGGATGACGCTCGTCCCGACCGGGTACGGAGGTTCTCCGACGACCGTGAACTTCAGCGGCACGCTGCATGGAGGGACGAACCCCGGGGCGACGACCTTCGAAGCGCGCTTGGACCCTCTGAACTATCAGCTGCTGAACGTCGTCGCCCCGGATGCCTCCCTGGGTGGATCAGGTTCGCTCGCGTTCGAGATTTCGGGCTGGGCGGATGACGGGCTGCAATTCGTTGCCGACGCGTCGCATCAGGGAGACGCGTTGCTGACTTCGCGCGTGCGGGTGAGCGGGGCGTTGAGGCGAACGGAAACAGGCGAGTGGCTCGCGGATGTGCAAGCAGACGTCGTACCGCTCTCGCTACGAATCTTGGGGCAGTTGCTGCCGGATCTCGAGCTGGGCGGTGAGGTCAGCGGCCGCGTGCGAGGCGTGGGCCGCTTGCGCGACCTTCAGCTATCAGGCGACTTCGACGCCGCGGGTGGAAGGGTCAGCTTCGACGGCGTGGCGGACATGCGACGGCTCGGATCGTTCTACCGATTCGACGCTTCCGCCGAATCCGTTCCCCTCGATCGGTTCAGCGCCCGGTTTCCGACTCCCTCCGTGTGGAGCGGCACGCTCTCGGTGGAAGGCCGGGGTATCCGCGTCGATTCCATGGATGCGGCTGCGACACTGTTCGTAACGCGGTCCCGGATCGGGGGCCTGCACATCGACACCGTGACGGCTCATCTGAGAGCCTCGGCGGGGATCCTGACCCTCGACAGTCTCGATGCGGTGCTCGGCGGCGTTGTGGTCTCGGGCGAGGGACGACTCGGCATGGCCGCACCGCTCGACGGCGAGGTCCGGCTCACTTTCTCGACGGACTCGCTCGGGGGCCTCCGTCCGCTCTTGCTCGGCGACACCGTAATCGCCAAGGACACCCTCAGTGCTCTGGAGTCGGCGCGCCTGACGTTCGAGGGTATCGACGTCGAGGCTCTCCCCGACACCGCGGACGTGCGCATGTACGGGTCGGTCGACGGTACGATACGCCTCGTGGGATCCGTCGACGCGCTCGATGTCGAACTCGACATGGAGGTACGAGGGGCCGTGTACGGTCACAACCGGGTCGACAGCGCGAGCGTGCACCTGACCGCGAACGAGCTCCCCGACTTCTCGGGGGACTGGGACGTGTTGCTGGACGCGTTCGGCGTGGAGTATCAGGGCCGCTCGTTCGAGCGGGCCCATCTGGACGCCGACATGACTCGGCGGCAGGGACGGGCTGCGCTCGAAGTCGAGAGGGGCCCCGGCGAGCGACTCGAGGCGAGGGGCCGGTTCGACTTCGACTCGCTGGGGGGGTCGGTCCGGTTGGAGGAGGCGACGGCGACGCTGGACTCGCTCGAATACTACCTCGCGTATCCGAGTCGCGTGGTTTGGGACGAGCGATCGGTCTCCATCGAGGGCCTCGAACTGCGCCGGGACGACCACGACCACATGAGGATCACCGCCGACGGCACGCTTTCGCGCTCGCATGTGTCTGACTTCGAATTGGTGATCGAAGGCCTTCACATTGAGCGCGTGGCCCGTGTAGTGGAGTTCGACGACGTCGCCGTAAGCGGGCACCTCGATCTCACGCTGTCGGTGAGCGGGCCCGCCGACGATCCAGTCATCGAGGGGCGCTTCGAGCTCGAGGAGCCTAGCCTGGCGGACGTCCTGTTCACGCGCGTCGCGGGCGAGCTGGAGTATCGGGGCAAGGAAGCGGATGTTCGCGTCGAGGTCTGGGAGGGTGAGCGACGGGTGTTGAGCGCCGTCGGCGCGGTACCGATCGATCTGTCTCTGACCGAGGTCGAGCGCCGGCAGGTCACGCTGCCGATGGAGCTGCGAGTGGTGGCCGACTCCCTCGATGCCGCGGTAGCGCTCGCGTACTTCGGGACGCTCGAGGACGTCGTCGGTACCGTGTCCGGGGAAATACGCCTAGGTGGTACCTCCGAGGCGCCGGAGCCGGATGGGGTCATCACGCTTTCCACGGGGGGCTGGTCGATCGAGGTGCTCGGCGTTCGCCACTCCGAGGTCAACGGTACGTTGACGCTCAAGCCGGACCGAACAGCCGAGGTCGACCTGTCGTTGAACGCGACCGGCCGTGCCGAGGTCACCGGCACACTGATCTTGGATCCGATCTCAGACCCGGGCCTCGACCTCCAGTTCACGTTCGAGGGCTTCCAAAGCGTGCAGCGGCGGGACATAGAGAGTCGCGTGAGTGGAGCGCTCACTCTGAGCGGCCGATACGGCCGCCCATTCGTGCAAGGAGACCTCACTGTGGACGAGGCCGCGATCTTCGTAGACGAGTTCGCGAGGAACGCGGGGATCGTGGATCTCTCGAACCCGAGACTGTTCGGTGCCGACACGACGGCCTTCTTGACCCAGCCGTTGCTGCGCGACCTTCCCTTCCTCGAGTATTTGCGAGCCGAAGTGACCCTCGCCGTTCCCAGGGCCACCTGGCTTCGGTCCTCCGAGATGGACGTGGAGATCGGCGGGGAGCTCCAGGTTCGGTACTCGCGGCGCGACAGGGACCTCGTCATGATCGGGGAGCTACAAGCGCTACGTGGCTCGTATGCGGTGTTGGGGCGTCGCTTCGAAGTCGCCGGTGGTACCGTCGGCTTCCCGGGGACGCCGGGCATGAACCCGACGCTCGACATCCAGGCGGTGAGCCGGATCCGGCGCATCGAGGGTGAGCCTCTGGAGGTCAATGCCAACGTCGGGGGCACGCTCACGCTTCCCCGGGTCACGCTTTCGACGGAGGAGGCCGGGCTGGTACAGTCCGACCTCGTGAGCTACCTGGTCTTCGGGCGCTCCAGCGCGGAGCTCGCCACGGGCCAAACCGCGTTCCTCGAGGGCGCCGCCGGCTCCGTCGTGACATACTTGTCTGGAACGGTCGCGTCCCAGATCGGGGCTGCGCTCGCTCAAGGGATCGGCGTCGACTACTTGTCGATCACGCAGGCCGGCGACTTCGCGCTTACCTCGGGCCTCACCAACTCGCTCGCGAATACGCAGGTGGAGATCGGCCAGTACGTGGGACCGAACACGTTCATGGTGATCGTCTTCCGGCCCCTGTCCGGGCAGGCTGCGGGCGGCAGCTTCTTGGGCGGAGCGCGGATCGAATGGTCGCTCTCCGACGACTACACGGTCGAGGGATTCATCGAGGACCGGTTCCTGCGGAGCGGCAGCGGCAGCTTCGGACGTTTGGGAGTCGAATCGCCGAAGGTCTGGGGCGTGTTCATCTTCAGAGAGTTGGGCCGCTGA
- a CDS encoding BamA/TamA family outer membrane protein: MRRCPLGRIFAWALIGATSLVPPPASAQVGRTDVASVRFHGNELFPDDSLARAIVTRESECRSAVLSPFCLFGADFAVQRFYLNDSQIPIDSIRLVAWYRVRGFPEANIGPPVVDTLDGRAHVSFTVVEGLPIVVDSIEVLGVEGLDDEGLLEDLPLELGDRMSGYALDATRDALERRLQNRGYAYAEVLITSMRPADAPYSSAVTFDVDPGPLSEYGVITIAGNENLSESTILRTAQIRTGRLFRRDQLLESQTRLFGLDIVSSARVEPFGIPIAEWELRRRDLSTAPDSVIPVTLRVQEGDQYRLRYGAGWSTAECFDVVSRGTARNFMGGGRILQLRGRVANLLAADFHDILCPASGSGSFAKLNWLAALDFAQPWIFSTRNSFVASVFSERQSLPDVFVRSAVGLDLALTRAIGPLTPLTLSYRPELSRLDAAGVLFCTGLLVCTPDDIEILESSNWLAPLGINFTRVLANNPLNPTRGYNLVVDLEHAAFWTGSNFRYDRVVAEGTWYASQGSGVLAARVRGGWVGAGPFSELVGAGVGVDVVHPQKRFYAGGANSVRGFAQSRLGPRVLTVDPAQLLDERSTGSACTTAQVIDLSCDATGLEEGGFMPRPTGGTRVLEANLELRFRVGSRLQGVAFVDAGQLWGATESVDLGDLEVTPGTGIRFLSPIGPIRVDVAYRFRGGEALSVVTSQLRPFADGEDEPDDRIFVDGESIPFVQSNELAVLGPRVLFGESSSLSLRRLQLHISIGQAF; the protein is encoded by the coding sequence GTGCGCCGGTGCCCCCTCGGACGGATTTTCGCCTGGGCTCTGATCGGTGCGACTTCTCTCGTGCCGCCTCCGGCCTCAGCTCAGGTCGGGCGCACCGACGTCGCCTCGGTCCGCTTCCACGGGAACGAGTTGTTCCCGGACGACTCCCTGGCCCGCGCGATCGTGACCCGAGAGAGCGAATGCCGATCGGCGGTACTCAGCCCTTTTTGCCTCTTCGGCGCAGACTTCGCGGTGCAGCGCTTCTACCTGAACGACTCTCAGATCCCGATTGACAGCATCCGTCTGGTCGCCTGGTATCGGGTTCGTGGGTTTCCAGAGGCGAACATCGGGCCGCCGGTCGTCGACACGCTGGACGGACGGGCACATGTGTCGTTCACGGTTGTCGAGGGCCTACCGATCGTGGTCGACAGTATCGAAGTGCTGGGCGTCGAAGGACTAGACGACGAAGGTTTGTTGGAGGATCTGCCGCTCGAGCTTGGTGACCGAATGAGCGGCTACGCGCTCGATGCCACACGCGATGCTCTCGAGCGGCGACTTCAGAATCGCGGATACGCTTACGCAGAGGTGTTGATAACCTCCATGCGGCCTGCGGACGCTCCGTACAGCTCGGCGGTGACGTTCGATGTCGACCCCGGGCCGCTCTCCGAGTACGGCGTGATCACGATCGCGGGCAATGAGAACCTCAGCGAGTCGACGATACTGCGGACCGCACAGATCCGGACCGGTCGCCTCTTCCGAAGGGACCAACTCTTGGAGTCGCAGACCCGCTTGTTCGGTCTCGACATCGTGAGCAGTGCTCGGGTGGAACCGTTCGGCATCCCGATCGCTGAATGGGAGCTCCGCCGCCGGGACCTCTCGACCGCTCCCGATTCAGTGATCCCAGTGACGCTGCGCGTACAGGAAGGGGATCAATACCGGCTCCGCTACGGAGCCGGTTGGAGCACGGCGGAGTGTTTCGACGTCGTGTCCCGCGGGACGGCCCGCAACTTCATGGGCGGCGGCCGTATTCTGCAGCTCCGCGGTCGGGTCGCGAACCTTCTCGCCGCGGACTTCCACGACATCCTCTGTCCGGCGAGTGGCAGCGGATCGTTCGCGAAGTTGAACTGGCTCGCCGCCCTCGATTTCGCTCAGCCGTGGATCTTCTCCACGCGCAATTCGTTCGTGGCTTCGGTGTTCAGTGAGCGGCAGAGCCTCCCTGATGTCTTCGTCCGGAGTGCGGTCGGTCTCGACCTCGCGCTGACCCGTGCAATCGGGCCGCTGACCCCGCTGACGCTCTCGTACCGACCTGAGTTGTCGCGTCTCGATGCGGCGGGCGTCCTGTTCTGTACGGGACTCCTAGTGTGTACACCGGACGATATCGAGATCCTGGAGAGTTCCAATTGGCTCGCTCCGCTAGGCATCAACTTCACTCGCGTTCTCGCGAACAACCCACTCAATCCTACTCGCGGCTATAACCTCGTTGTCGACCTCGAGCATGCGGCGTTTTGGACGGGCTCCAACTTCCGCTACGATCGCGTGGTCGCCGAGGGAACCTGGTACGCCAGCCAGGGGTCGGGGGTGCTGGCGGCCCGGGTGCGGGGTGGGTGGGTCGGAGCTGGGCCGTTCAGCGAGCTCGTTGGCGCGGGGGTGGGCGTCGACGTCGTGCACCCCCAAAAGCGGTTTTACGCGGGCGGTGCGAACTCGGTACGCGGTTTTGCGCAGAGCCGCCTGGGGCCGAGAGTTCTGACGGTCGATCCGGCCCAACTCCTGGATGAGAGGAGCACGGGAAGCGCATGCACGACCGCTCAGGTGATCGATCTCAGTTGCGACGCGACTGGGCTGGAAGAGGGGGGCTTCATGCCCCGCCCGACCGGCGGTACCAGAGTGCTCGAGGCCAACCTCGAGCTCCGGTTCAGGGTTGGCTCCCGCCTGCAAGGCGTCGCCTTTGTCGACGCCGGACAGCTTTGGGGTGCGACCGAGTCGGTCGACCTCGGCGACCTCGAGGTCACCCCCGGCACCGGCATTCGCTTCCTGAGCCCGATTGGCCCGATCCGAGTCGACGTCGCCTACCGCTTCAGGGGCGGGGAGGCCCTCTCCGTCGTGACGTCGCAGTTGCGGCCGTTTGCAGACGGTGAGGATGAGCCAGACGACCGGATCTTCGTGGATGGGGAGAGTATCCCGTTCGTCCAATCGAACGAACTCGCGGTGCTCGGCCCGAGGGTCTTGTTCGGGGAGTCGTCCTCGCTGTCGTTGCGACGCTTACAACTCCACATCTCGATCGGCCAGGCGTTCTGA
- a CDS encoding metallophosphoesterase, with translation MRTSTLKILHASDLQVGKPFQPRAAEAFRRLAFEVEPHLIVVSGDLTQRAKQREFRAAWEFLQRLPTVPLVVTLGNHDVPLYRVWERILLPYWHWSREIPRDRDSVARVAGAIIIALNSASPLRAIVNGRISARQLSFACKNFESAAAAGVRVLVIHHHLISPPGEEGGAPIPGAKRILKQIEAMNVDLVLGGHLHMTHVASSRDLIPGEGSGVPLITAGTTTSCRGRGEETRRNSTNVVEVLDDRITVTPHFFEARGTAFEPSEMITVARPGMPEPAARVGGGGT, from the coding sequence ATGAGGACGAGTACACTGAAGATTCTGCACGCTTCGGACTTGCAGGTCGGGAAACCGTTCCAGCCCAGGGCGGCAGAGGCGTTTCGGCGGCTCGCCTTCGAAGTGGAGCCGCACCTCATCGTCGTGTCCGGGGACCTGACTCAACGCGCCAAGCAACGTGAGTTTCGCGCGGCCTGGGAATTCCTGCAGCGGTTGCCCACCGTCCCACTCGTGGTGACGCTCGGCAACCACGACGTGCCGTTGTACCGCGTCTGGGAGCGGATACTCTTGCCGTATTGGCATTGGAGCCGTGAGATCCCGCGCGATCGCGACTCGGTTGCGCGTGTTGCAGGTGCGATCATCATTGCACTGAACTCGGCGTCTCCTCTTCGGGCGATCGTGAACGGCCGCATCTCAGCTAGGCAACTCTCGTTTGCTTGCAAGAACTTTGAGAGCGCTGCCGCCGCCGGCGTGCGCGTGTTGGTCATCCACCACCATCTGATAAGCCCCCCGGGGGAGGAAGGCGGGGCACCGATACCGGGTGCCAAGCGCATCTTGAAGCAGATCGAGGCGATGAACGTGGACCTCGTGCTAGGCGGCCATCTGCACATGACGCACGTCGCATCGTCGCGAGACCTGATCCCAGGAGAGGGTTCCGGTGTGCCGTTGATCACGGCGGGTACCACGACGTCCTGCCGGGGCAGGGGCGAGGAGACGCGGCGGAATAGCACCAACGTGGTGGAAGTGCTCGACGACCGGATCACCGTGACGCCGCACTTCTTCGAAGCGCGGGGAACAGCTTTCGAGCCAAGCGAGATGATTACCGTAGCGCGCCCCGGCATGCCCGAGCCGGCGGCTCGCGTCGGCGGGGGCGGGACGTAG
- a CDS encoding prolipoprotein diacylglyceryl transferase, with the protein MYPVIFDLPDWFPLLGGEAITSFGVFMLFAFLTGGYVIRAGMREMGEDPDKAWDLVFMGVIGGIVGAKLYYVLLNYERLASDPAGLLLSRGGLVWYGGFLLATALGVWEIKRQKLPLPKMADVIAPALALAYAVGRVGCFLVGDDWGRPTDSWLGIAFPRGAPPTSVDNIERLGIAVDPALVEKYGQIVPVHPTQLYEVGLSTLIFFFLWKMRGDGRPAGWLFMLWLALAGVERFLVEFLRAKDDRFFGVLTLAQLISLAIVAVGIIGMTRVRREHVAAPAS; encoded by the coding sequence ATGTATCCCGTCATTTTCGATCTTCCAGACTGGTTCCCGCTGCTTGGCGGTGAGGCGATCACCTCGTTCGGGGTCTTCATGCTTTTCGCCTTTCTCACGGGTGGCTACGTCATCCGCGCCGGCATGCGCGAAATGGGTGAGGATCCGGACAAGGCGTGGGACCTGGTGTTCATGGGCGTCATCGGCGGCATCGTGGGCGCCAAGCTCTACTACGTGCTTCTCAACTATGAGAGGCTTGCCAGCGACCCGGCCGGGTTGCTCCTGTCGCGCGGTGGCCTGGTCTGGTACGGAGGCTTTCTGCTCGCGACCGCTCTTGGCGTTTGGGAAATCAAGCGCCAGAAACTGCCCTTGCCGAAGATGGCGGACGTGATCGCGCCCGCGCTGGCGCTCGCCTATGCGGTCGGCCGCGTGGGCTGCTTCCTCGTCGGAGACGACTGGGGCCGTCCCACCGACTCCTGGCTCGGCATCGCGTTCCCGCGGGGAGCTCCGCCGACCAGCGTGGACAACATCGAGCGCCTCGGCATCGCCGTGGACCCCGCGTTGGTCGAAAAGTACGGACAGATCGTGCCGGTGCACCCGACGCAACTGTACGAGGTCGGCCTCAGCACGCTGATCTTCTTCTTCCTCTGGAAGATGCGCGGCGACGGTCGTCCCGCCGGATGGCTCTTCATGCTCTGGTTGGCGCTCGCGGGAGTCGAACGCTTCCTGGTCGAGTTCTTGCGGGCCAAGGACGACCGCTTCTTCGGAGTACTCACACTCGCACAACTCATCAGCCTGGCGATTGTGGCCGTCGGAATCATAGGCATGACTCGCGTGCGCCGTGAGCACGTGGCTGCTCCCGCGTCATGA
- the tsaD gene encoding tRNA (adenosine(37)-N6)-threonylcarbamoyltransferase complex transferase subunit TsaD, producing MSEPRAPYVLGLETSCDETAAAVLDGDNRILGHVILSQDDHEIYGGVVPELAARAHLQKIDSVVDETLSRAGLTLDRIDLIGATAGPGLIGALLVGVCWAKAVAFALGRPFVAVHHMEAHLFAPSLEDPHAEPPFIALLVSGAHTMLLHVLAWGEYVLLGETRDDAAGEAFDKVAKLLDLPYPGGPEIQRLAEAGEPTRHQLPRPMLRRNQRPEDPGYYDFSFSGLKTATVELVRGLNADGVLEPERRHVAAAFQEAAVDVLATKTLRAVAETGCRRVLIGGGVSANQRLRDELELRLEGVGRLFFASPRLSADNGAMVARAARFRFDEGGAAPPDLSASARFVFPGLARGVA from the coding sequence GTGAGCGAGCCGCGAGCGCCTTATGTGCTCGGGCTCGAGACGTCGTGCGATGAGACCGCCGCCGCGGTGCTCGATGGCGACAACCGCATCCTCGGCCACGTCATTCTGTCGCAGGATGATCACGAAATCTATGGCGGTGTCGTCCCGGAGCTCGCGGCCAGAGCCCACCTGCAGAAGATCGACTCCGTCGTGGACGAGACGCTCTCGCGGGCGGGGCTGACCCTAGACCGTATCGACCTCATCGGGGCGACGGCTGGCCCGGGATTGATCGGCGCGCTGCTCGTCGGGGTCTGTTGGGCGAAGGCCGTTGCGTTCGCGCTGGGTCGCCCGTTCGTCGCAGTCCACCACATGGAGGCGCACCTGTTCGCTCCCTCACTCGAGGACCCGCACGCGGAGCCTCCCTTCATCGCGCTTCTGGTCTCCGGTGCACATACGATGCTGCTCCATGTCCTGGCCTGGGGGGAGTACGTTCTGCTGGGCGAGACCCGCGACGACGCCGCTGGCGAGGCGTTCGACAAGGTCGCGAAGCTGCTCGACCTCCCCTATCCCGGCGGCCCGGAGATCCAGCGCTTGGCTGAGGCAGGTGAGCCCACGCGGCACCAACTGCCGCGGCCCATGCTGCGCCGGAACCAGCGACCTGAGGATCCCGGTTACTACGATTTCTCGTTCAGTGGTCTGAAAACTGCGACGGTCGAGCTCGTCCGTGGTCTGAACGCTGATGGGGTTCTCGAGCCTGAAAGACGGCACGTCGCAGCGGCTTTCCAAGAGGCTGCGGTCGATGTGCTCGCCACGAAGACTTTGCGCGCGGTGGCTGAGACCGGTTGCCGTCGCGTGCTGATCGGCGGAGGTGTGAGCGCCAATCAGCGGCTGCGCGACGAACTCGAACTGAGGCTCGAGGGGGTGGGACGGCTCTTCTTCGCGTCTCCGAGACTCTCGGCGGACAACGGCGCCATGGTAGCCCGCGCCGCCCGCTTTCGCTTTGACGAGGGTGGTGCGGCGCCCCCCGACCTGTCGGCTTCGGCCCGCTTCGTTTTCCCCGGCCTTGCGCGGGGTGTCGCGTGA
- a CDS encoding TlpA family protein disulfide reductase, which translates to MKRSFIRSPYLWAMLGVAAVVTAAWVGRESYRPVITGSLAPDFAMTAMDGSTVTVEQYRGKVVLLNVWATWCGPCLEEMPAMQRLYEALEGTDFEILAVSIDARVGETDLAGRPGGDLEAFAVNLGLTFTILHNPAGDIQRVYQTTGVPESFVIDRQGMIVKKIAGPTEWDAPVNEELIRRLLGD; encoded by the coding sequence ATGAAGCGCAGTTTTATTCGCTCGCCGTATCTCTGGGCCATGCTCGGGGTTGCCGCCGTGGTGACCGCGGCGTGGGTGGGTCGGGAGAGTTATCGGCCCGTCATCACGGGCTCGCTAGCGCCGGACTTCGCGATGACGGCGATGGATGGCTCGACCGTGACGGTTGAACAGTACCGCGGCAAGGTCGTGCTGTTGAACGTGTGGGCGACTTGGTGCGGTCCCTGCCTAGAAGAGATGCCGGCGATGCAGCGCCTCTACGAGGCTCTGGAGGGCACGGACTTCGAGATTCTCGCGGTCAGTATCGATGCCCGCGTTGGCGAGACGGATCTGGCGGGCCGCCCCGGAGGGGATCTGGAGGCCTTCGCCGTGAACCTTGGGCTCACCTTCACGATCCTGCACAACCCTGCGGGTGACATCCAGCGAGTCTATCAGACCACGGGTGTACCCGAGAGCTTCGTGATCGACAGGCAAGGCATGATCGTGAAGAAGATCGCGGGGCCGACCGAGTGGGATGCCCCTGTGAACGAGGAGCTCATCCGCCGGCTCCTCGGCGACTAG
- a CDS encoding PASTA domain-containing protein, with protein MRLGGSLARRRGGRRRRPSRAAAKSKKRGWRFPEVGSRMLAALGGLALLGWTGGYLISTQLLFPAPPPPGDLFEVPDMRGLGLPSARERLAGAGLRLGVIDSLSHPSVPQALIIGQSPLPGQVATPASPVRVTVSLGPQMRSVPDVTTLDEDRARIVLESSGFVVSIDTASSQVPRGRVVEIFPPADTIVALPAGIRMVVSTGPPLVPMPLVLGLAEEEAVQLLDSLGLVVSDVQEVFRFGRDQGIVVEQEPAADIELERGSEVQLSVGRRGRQTEH; from the coding sequence ATGAGGCTCGGCGGCTCGCTCGCCCGGCGGCGCGGTGGGCGGCGTAGACGTCCTTCGCGGGCTGCCGCGAAGTCGAAGAAGCGCGGCTGGCGTTTCCCTGAAGTCGGTTCGCGTATGTTAGCGGCGCTCGGGGGTCTGGCGCTTCTCGGTTGGACGGGCGGATACCTGATCTCTACCCAGCTGCTCTTTCCCGCGCCTCCCCCGCCGGGCGACCTGTTCGAGGTCCCGGATATGCGTGGCCTCGGGCTGCCGAGCGCCCGCGAGCGGCTCGCGGGTGCGGGGCTCCGGTTGGGTGTGATCGACTCTCTGTCGCACCCCTCCGTCCCGCAGGCACTGATCATCGGCCAGTCGCCGCTTCCAGGGCAGGTCGCAACACCCGCCAGCCCCGTGCGCGTCACCGTCAGCCTCGGCCCGCAGATGCGGTCGGTGCCGGACGTAACGACGCTCGACGAGGACCGTGCCCGCATCGTTCTGGAGAGCAGCGGTTTTGTGGTTTCGATCGATACCGCGTCGTCGCAAGTGCCACGCGGACGCGTCGTGGAGATCTTCCCGCCCGCCGATACCATCGTGGCGCTTCCGGCCGGGATCCGCATGGTCGTCAGCACGGGTCCCCCGCTCGTTCCGATGCCTCTCGTGCTCGGGCTCGCGGAGGAAGAAGCCGTGCAACTGCTCGATTCTCTCGGGCTCGTGGTGTCCGATGTGCAGGAGGTCTTCCGGTTCGGCCGTGACCAAGGCATTGTGGTCGAGCAGGAACCTGCGGCGGACATCGAACTAGAGCGTGGATCCGAAGTTCAACTGTCCGTTGGGAGGCGGGGGAGGCAGACGGAACATTGA